A stretch of the Sulfurospirillum sp. UCH001 genome encodes the following:
- a CDS encoding AarF/ABC1/UbiB kinase family protein yields MKQIYSPRRLWKVFRLLLSFYLLIKKKRHFMGISPLEPLVMRAYIVDLGASFIKLAQVLATRNDFFETPYLEVLKTLHDDLPAMSDQIFQQVFDRAFPVNPFDRFNPIPIAAASIGQVHEAWLTCGTKLAVKIRREGIEKRVRADIWILNFFNTFFRPLFSHTTRHSIESVIAEFSTMIIQECSLNQERINLDKFSQMYVSSGVIFPKSYPQYSCDDALVMSFEEGWRFDDRISIANAKIDIHPLIDQLVRFYTDQMLIKGYFHADPHPGNLLVSPEGKLILLDFGMVKRVSNPTRIAIIELIRAANEQDYEAYVSASKRLGTVAYDAPVTELAEFTERMFVIFSNDALDSGSMQKLAFEVMEQTRNLPFKLPQEAIYILRVSAIIEGLGTMYIENFNGIKDILPILQRNIPKALGMKESFIETIIDEIRHIPDDVAALRETLRKTSRGELEVVISSLQYDHIKSDLQKALNPLYTAMALGLGAFGVWIGGFHEFSYLLLGGAIIRIWFRR; encoded by the coding sequence GTGAAACAAATCTATTCACCGCGCAGACTGTGGAAAGTTTTTAGACTACTATTGTCCTTTTATTTACTGATTAAAAAAAAGAGACATTTTATGGGGATTTCTCCCCTTGAACCCCTTGTTATGCGTGCTTATATTGTTGATTTGGGTGCCAGTTTTATTAAATTAGCACAAGTATTGGCAACGCGTAATGATTTTTTTGAAACACCTTATTTGGAAGTACTCAAAACCTTACATGATGATCTTCCAGCAATGTCTGATCAAATATTCCAACAAGTTTTTGATAGAGCGTTTCCAGTGAATCCCTTTGATCGGTTTAATCCCATTCCTATAGCCGCTGCTTCGATCGGACAGGTACATGAGGCATGGCTAACATGTGGTACCAAACTGGCAGTCAAGATTCGACGAGAAGGGATCGAAAAAAGGGTACGTGCTGATATATGGATTTTAAATTTTTTTAATACATTTTTCCGCCCTCTTTTTTCTCACACAACCCGGCACTCGATAGAGTCGGTGATTGCAGAGTTTTCAACGATGATTATTCAAGAATGCAGTTTAAACCAAGAGAGAATCAACCTCGATAAATTCTCTCAGATGTACGTTTCTTCTGGTGTCATCTTTCCAAAATCCTATCCTCAGTATAGCTGTGATGATGCACTGGTTATGAGTTTTGAGGAAGGATGGCGGTTCGATGATCGCATTAGTATAGCAAATGCAAAAATTGATATACATCCCCTTATTGATCAACTCGTCCGATTCTATACGGATCAAATGTTGATAAAAGGGTACTTTCATGCAGATCCGCATCCTGGAAATCTGCTGGTTAGCCCAGAGGGGAAACTAATACTACTTGATTTTGGAATGGTGAAGCGGGTTTCCAATCCGACTCGTATTGCTATTATTGAACTTATACGAGCCGCTAATGAACAAGATTATGAGGCATACGTCAGTGCATCGAAACGATTGGGTACTGTTGCATATGATGCTCCAGTTACTGAATTGGCTGAATTTACGGAGAGAATGTTTGTTATATTTTCTAATGATGCACTCGACAGCGGCAGTATGCAGAAACTAGCATTTGAGGTGATGGAACAGACTCGAAATCTCCCCTTTAAGCTTCCGCAGGAGGCTATTTATATTTTGAGGGTTAGTGCTATTATCGAAGGATTAGGAACGATGTATATTGAAAATTTTAACGGTATAAAAGACATCCTTCCAATCTTGCAACGTAATATCCCTAAAGCATTAGGGATGAAAGAATCATTCATTGAAACTATCATCGATGAAATTCGTCATATACCTGACGATGTTGCTGCATTACGAGAAACACTTCGTAAAACAAGTCGTGGAGAGCTTGAAGTAGTGATTTCATCATTGCAATACGATCATATTAAAAGTGATCTACAAAAAGCGCTTAATCCATTATATACCGCTATGGCACTAGGGCTTGGAGCGTTCGGAGTATGGATAGGAGGTTTTCACGAATTTTCTTATCTATTATTGGGTGGCGCGATAATTAGAATTTGGTTTAGAAGATAA